The genome window TACAAAAAGAAAGTGGATGCTGCCGGAGGCAATCCCGAGAAAATGCCAAAGCGTGATCTTGAAATGGAATCACTGGTGCAGGTTCTGGAAGGAAAGAAAATCGTCCATCACCATACCCACCGTAATGATGATATTCTCTCGGTTATCCGGCTGCAGAAAGAATTCGGGTTTAAGGTGGTGCTGCATCATGTTACAGAAGGATGGGTTGTGGCTGAGGAAATCGCAAAAGCCGGAATCCCCTGCTCTATCATTATGATAGACTCCCCGGGAGGAAAGATGGAAACGGTTAACCTCGCTTTCGAAAACGGAGCGCTTCTTGAAAAAGCAGGTGTGGATGTGGCGTACCATACGGATGATTATATAACCGATTCACGCCATTTCCTCCGCAGTGCTGCTCTGGGAGTAAGAGGCGGTATGTCATTCGATAAGGCTCTTGAATCACTCACACTTGCCGGTGCAAGAATGCTCGGGCTTGAGAACCGGATAGGATCACTCAAAACCGGAAAGGACGCGGATTTTGTCATCCTCTCCGGCGAACCTTTCAGTGTATATACCAAGGTTGAGCAAACCATCGTTTCCGGTGAAGTGGTGTTTGACCGCTCCAGACCTGATGACTATAAATACGCTACAGGCGGCTACCGAGTTTACAAAGACCTCTTTTATGATCATGTCCATGAGGAAGAGAGATAATGAAAATGAAAAATCTGATTGTAACCCTTCTGATTCTCTGCTCCTCTCTTTCAATGGCTCAGATTGCCGTAAAAGGCGGTATAATATATACCATGGACGGCAAGCCTGTTGCCAACGGTGTTATTCTCATCAAAAACGGTTTGATTGAGGCAATCGGCCCAGCATCTGAAATCACCATCCCCGCAGGATATACCGTCTATGAGAATAAAGTTGTAACTCCCGGACTGATTGACGCCCGCACCGTTATGGGGCTCAGCGGTCTCTATAATCAGCCGCATGACCAGGACCAGCTTGAAAAATCCGACCCGTTTCAGCCGGAACTCCGTGCATTCGATGCATTCAATCCGCAGGAAGAACTGCTCGCCTATGCCCGGCAGTTCGGTGTAACCACCATCAATACCGGACATGCCCCCGGAGCGCTTGCTTCCGGACAGATGATGATCGCCAAGACCTGGTCCCCCGATCAGACAGCCAATATCATGGATTCAGCAAGCTATGTTGCGTTCACGCTCGGCTCATCAGTTTCGTATATATATAAGAAACCCGGCACACGGGCAAAAGGGATCTCAATGCTGAGGCAGGAATTTATCCGCGCGCAGGATTACCTGAAAAAGAAAGATGATGCGCCGCGCGACCTGAAAATGGAGACCATGGCCTCAGTACTCCGCGGTGAGATAGGCGCACTTATCACCGCAAACACATCCGTTGAGATTCTGGCTGCTCTCCGTCTGGCTGAGGAGTTTGGCATTAAAATCACTCTGGATGGTGCAGCCGAAGCATCAGTAGTTTTGAATGAGATCAAAAAAGCCGGAGTTCCTGTCATCCTGCACGCTCCCATGGCCCGCAGTTACGGAGACCTCAAAAACGCATCTCTTGAAACAGCATCTCTGCTGAAAAAAGAAGGAATCTCTTTTGCCATTCAAAGCGGTTACGAAGGGTATGTGCCTAAAACCCGCATCATTCTTTTTGAAGCAGCAATGGCAGCAGCAAACGGACTTGGAATGGAAGCGGCTCTTGAATCCATAACCATCGGCGCAGCCAGGATTCTTGGCATTGATAAAAAAGTTGGATCCATCACCAAAGGCAGACAGGCAGATATCGTTCTTTTTAACGGAGACCCGTTTGAATATACCAGCAAGGCATGCACCGTTATAATAGACGGAACTGTTGTTTCAAACGAATGTAAATAATAATTTCTCATACAACATTTAAGAGGGCTGGCTTGCTTCAGCCCTCTTAAATGAACCCGGAGGGTTCACAGGTTGGTAGAAACATGATATATCCAGCAATTCCTGATTCCGGAGGAATCACAGATCGGCAATTGACTGCTGAGTCTGAAACCGGAGGGTTCACAAATCGGCAGAAACATGATATACCGCTCCCGCCCTCACTGATTCCGGAGGAATCACAGATCGGCAATTGACTGCTGAGTCTGAACCCGGAGGGTTCTCAGGTTGGTAGAAACATGACGTGCAAGCCCCGCAAAACCCATGTTTGCCGTTAAATATTTACATGCGGGAAAACTCCCTGTATTGCAGCTTTGCGGTATATACTCCGTCTTTCTGTATCAGCGCATATAAATATATTTTAATAAGTTTCCCGTTTTCAAGCTGATAGGATAAATTTCCGGTAGTCGTGTTAAGTTCAACATATCTGGCAGGAATGTTCGGGTATGTGATAATAAGCATGACTCCGCTATTCTGGTTCGTATGCTGTTGAACCTGAAGGAAGGTAATCTCAACCTCCCCGAGCTGAAAATAGATGTTTCTGCCCAGTTCTAAACTTATAAACGAATATTCTTCCCCCGGAGACAAAGTATTAACATAGTTCGTAAGATCATAATCACTCTCCCCGCAGCTCAGATTTAACCCTGCAATAAGAATAATCAAAGCATATACTCTGCTCTTTGATAAAATTCTGTTTTTCATTTTCCGCTCCATTCAATTATTATTGTGACCTGATCAAAATAACCGGGTCAACAAGAAATCTGACATTCCCTTCATACCAATACAACATGTCTTACAGCCTGAAACCAATTCTTTCTTCGAGGCTGTGCTTCCAGGGGATGCATCTGCTTTGCTTCTGATACATTTTCCTGCCGGTAAAAATACAAAGATTATCCTGAATCCGGATGAGATAACAAATTATCAGCGGAGTCTTAACAGTAATCAAACGTCCGCTCATGATCGCGCTGCGGAATCTCTGAGAAAAATTCCGCGGCTTCCGCCCCGGCAATTTGACAAATCCGTGTATTCCGCCTCCCCACAGCCCGGGGCTGTTACGAAATCCGCCCCCATATTGGCGCCAAATCATTATATTTGACCTTATTTTCTATTAATTTCAGACTCCTTTGAAGCGGTTATTTGGCCTTAGTATTATCATGTTTCTCTCCCTCATATTTGTTTCCTGTGAGGAAGAGGGTCCGCCCGTACTCCCCGGACTGGTAAAAAGCACTCTTTCCGTTGCCACACAGCCGCCAAATGCCACAATTGTCATCAATAACAGGCAGTCCGGCAAAACCTCCCCCGGCGATCTCTCTGAACTTGAGCCGGGCTTTTACCGCATTGATCTGAAACTCAACACTTACCTTGATACCACGTATTACTATCTGATTAAACGGGGGGTCAGGGATACCATTTCAGTTGAAATGCGTGAGGATCCGGCTTACTGGTGGCAGATTTTCCGCAAGGAATCTCACCCCATCCCGACTAATTCATTTAACAAAGTAATGATTGATTCCGCCGGGGTTAAGCACCTCAGCGCTACTTCTTTCGGGCTGGTTATCTTCGATAATGCTTCATGGACAAATTACACCAGAACCAATTCTCCGCTCCCCTCTAATACGATTAACGATATGCACAAAACCGGAGGCGTACTCTGGATTGCAACCGATGCCGGACTGGTCCGCTTTGACGGCAGCATCTGGACAGTATATAATGCTGCAAACTCCGGGCTTCCTTCGAATTATATTACTGCCGTTACCTCCGATAAACGGGGAAGAATCTGGTTCGGCAGTGACAACGGCGGACTTGTGGTTTTTGACGGCGTTGTTTTCCGTATATATAATACCTTTAATTCCGCCGTTCCCTCGGACAATGTGACAGCTCTTTTTTCTGATACCGAAGGAAATATCTGGGCCGGAACATGGGGCGAGGGGGTCTATAAATTTGACGGAACGACATTTGAAACCTTTAATAATTATAACAAGGGACTGGTCAGTAATTTTATCAGGCATATCACTGCTGACAAGAACGGTTCTATATGGATTGCAAGCGGCAACTTCAGCGGAGGAGGAGGACTCTCCCGCATCACTAACGGCTTTTTAACAAATTTCACACAGTTCAACTCAGGATTCAGGGGATCAATTGTAACAGGCATTCAGTTTGATAAATACAACAACCCATGGGTTACTACCGCTGATGCAGGACTGATGTTCCGCGAAGGAAGCAGGTGGAGGCAGTATATACGGGAAAATTCAGGCATGCCTTCGGCTTCAGCTCTCTCGGTTGCAATTGATCAGGACGGAAGCAAATGGGTGGTCTCTGATTTCCTTTCAAAATATATCGGCTACAGGTAAATAAACATTTATGGATATCTATAACTATCAGCTTCTGGTTATCGGCGGAGGCTGCGGCGGAGCATCGGCAGCTATTCAGGCAGCACGCCTTGGCATTAAAACCTTATTAATAGAAGAAACCCCCTGGCTTGGCGGTATGGTTACTTCCGCAGGAGTATCTGCATTCGATGGAAATAAATATGCTGTCGGAGGCGGTATCTTTGCAGAACTCCGTTCCATGATAGAAGACTATTACGGCGGTGCAGATAAAACCTTCACCGGATGGATCAGTCTCACCTGTTTTGAACCGAAGAAGGGAATGGAGTTCCTTCACCAGATTGCTTCACGCGAAAAATCACTTGATATCTGGTTTGAATCATCATTGGTTAAACCTCTCCTCAGCGGAAAACGTGTAACCGGCGCGCAGATAAAAAGAAAAGACGGATCAGTGGTTCAGGTTAACGCGCAGATTACCATTGAAGCAACTGAATTCGGCGATCTGCTTAAACTCGCTGATATACCCTATCGCCTGGGACGTGATGCAAAGTCCGACACCGGAGAAACCGATGCATGTGACAAATGGGACGGCGAGGTACAGGATGTAACTTTTTGCGCCATTCTTAAAAAGTATGACGGAACTGCACCTGCCATTGCGCCGTCTGCTGACTATGATCCAGAGCGGTTTATCAACTCAACTGATGTTCACTGCGATACCACCGACGAAAAGATACTTGGGCACAAACTGCATTCATTTGAAAGCTTTATCACCTACGCGGCTCTTCCCAATGATAAATATCTGCTGAACTGGCCATTCCGTTCAAATGATTATCCCACGACTATTGATTTATACGAGAATCTGCCAAACCGCAAATGGCACTACGAACAGGCAAAACGCCTGACGCTTGACTATATACATTATATACAAACCCGGCTCGGTCATCCTGAGTGGGGCCTTGCAACTGATGAATTCCCGACAGAAGACCATCTCCCTTTCATCCCCTATGTGCGTGAAAGCAGAAGGATAAAAGGACTCCGCCTTATGAAGGAGGAAGATGTTATTCCTGTAAGCGGTTCATACCGCCCGCCCCTGCAAAAGGATTCCATAGCGATTGGTGATTATTTCCTCGATCATCATCACAGCAAGTTTTTTGTTGGTCCGGAAGATGAGCGTATATCTGAAAACTTTCCCGATAACGCGCCGTTTCAGATTCCGATGGGAACTCTCATCCCCGAAGGATATGAAGGAGTCATCGCTTCAGAAAAAAGCATTTCCGTAACGCATATCGTCAACGGCTGCACACGGCTTCAGCCCTGCGTGATGCAGACAGGACAGGCAGCAGGCGTACTTGCAGCGGTTGCAATTAAAAAGAATATATCAGCCTCTGCGGTTGCCGCGGAAGAAGTTCAGGATATTCTCCTTGATGCAGGCGCACCGCTTTTCCCCTATAAAGATCTGTATCCTGCCAATCCTCACTTTAAGGTAATTCAAAAACTTGCTCTTCAGGGAGTAATTATTGATGAAGAAGATCATCAGTTCTATCCGGAAAAAACTGTCTCGGCAGAAGAAGTAACCGGCTGGTTTAAGAATTACGCTGCCGGTGTCCCTCTTAACGGTCAGGAACTCGCTGGAATGCGCAGAGATGAAGCTTTTGCACGCATTGCAGAGAGACTCTCACGCAGATGAGAATCAAACTGCGGTGATATGCATCTAATGAAGTTAATCTCTAAAAGCGGAAGATTTTTTTGACAGAACAATTGCTGCATGTCATTGAACATGCATTTTTTGATACCCTCCCCGTAGTACCGGTGCTTTTTGCTGTCTATTTCCTTATGGAATATTTCTGGCACAAAAAAGCGCTTGATCTGCTTACCTTCCTGCGGGTTTCAGGTAAATACGGCGTTATAGCAGCCACACTCTTCGGGCTGATTCCCCAGTGCGGCATGTCAGTCTTTTTCACATCACTCTACCTCAGCAGAAAGATAACTGCCGGAGCATTGGTCGCGAGCTATCTTTCAACATCAGACGAAGCAATTCCGGTAATGATGGCTAGCGGCGGGCAGTGGCATACTATATTATATATCGTTGGAATCAAAGTGCTTCTCGGAATCGCGGCCGGATATACCATTGACTATTTTATAAAAAGCAAACTGTATGACGGACCTCCCGTTGAAGAGGGACGCAAGGACCTGGTGCATATCGGCATGGAGAAATCAGGCTCCGAAACCATGAAGATGATTAAACACTCCGTTTCAAGAACTCTTGAAATTACCGGATGGGTTTTCGGCGCGACTGTTATCATTGCGCTGATTCTCGAGTTTGCCGGACCGGGAGGACCGTTTACCGCTCTTACAAAATATCCCCTGATTGAGATTCCCGTCACTGCGGTATTCGGCCTGATTCCCAATTGTGCCGCATCAATCGCTATTGCTACAGGATATATACAGGCAGGGCTCTCCTTCAGCGCGGCGATAGCGGGACTGAGCGCCGGAGCCGGCTTTGGGCCCATTTTGCTGGTAAAACAGGGACGCTTTAAGAGTTCCTTTATGATTCTGGTTTATACATTAACCTCCGCCATTGTAGCCGGACTGATTTCCCACGCAATAAGCATTATCTTTTTCTGATTAACATACCATGACAATACTCGAACGGGAAGAAATTCATCTGCCTGCACATCTGCAAAAAATGCTGGTTTCCGGCTGGTCTGAAGAAACCCTGAGCAATACCATTGTAGAAAGCATCGTATATCTCTCTGACGGATATAAAGTAAAGGGATATCTGGCTTATCCGAAATATATACCGGAAGGAACAAAGCTCCCCTGTATCCTCTGGAACCGTGGCGGTGCTAAAAGCCGCGGCGCGATTGACCGCTTTACCGCGAAAGGTATGTACGGTGAAATGGCGCGCTGGGGATATGTTGTACTTGCATCATTCTACCGCGGAAGCATTAAGGGAGAAGGGGAAGAAGAGTTTGGCGGGGCAGATGTAAACGACATTATCAATCTAAAAAAAGCTGCCGAAGAACTCCCCTTTGCAGATACCACCCGCTGGGGCATCGAAGGATGGAGCCGCGGCGGCATGATGACCTGGCTTACGCTGCACCGCGATCATGACTTCAAATGTGCAGTACTGGTCGGGGCTATCAGTAATCTGAAAGAATACTCAGACCGAGTCCCGAGTTTCAAAGAACACTATTATGCGCTTGTACCCAATGGTGATTTTGAAGCCGAGCTTGCAAAACGCACTGCAGTTAACTTCCCCGAACGATATCCGAAGGATGTAAAATACCTAATCATTCACGGCGGGGCTGATGAAACCGTACCCGTAAGACAGACCTATCAGATGGCAGAACTGCTGACCAATCAGGGCATCACACACCGGACCGTCATCCTTGAGAACGGTGATCACTACCTCAAAAACCAGCGCAAGGAAGTCGAACGCTTGAAAAAAGAGTGGTATGCAAAATACCTTTCTGAAGTGTAGAAATTTTAATTCCCTCACAACCCACCCCAACTCCGGAGGAGTCGCAGGTTGGTAGATGCATATTGGTAGAAACACAGCGCCTAATTAATCCCAACCCGGAACGGGTGATATTATTATAGAAAAACGATTTACAATTTACCCAAACCCGGAACGGGTGAAATTATTTTCCGGATACCACAATCTAGTGTCATCGCTTTGGGATTTTTTTGACTTTTTCAATCCCTTTCTCAAAAACCCGTGCAAAGAAGTAAACACGCCCAAAAGGAGTGGCAACAAATATCTCTTTAATCCGTTAATACCTTTGCACGCAAATAAGGTCCGTTTATGTTCAAATTAATACAATTCCTCCCCTACAAGACCATCAGGCGTTTGTGCTTCACTTTAAAACACATCATAGTGGCTATCCTGTAAATCTAGTGATTCCTTGACAATTTGATGGTGTTCATTTTGTTTTTGTTTAGTCCTTTTCTTTTTAGAAGTGATCAACACAAGGATTCAAAAATGTCTCTCTTTATTTTTAGCTTGGGTCTATCTACGAGAGGTAGCTATCTACTTCACAAAAATAGAAGTGGTCTTTCCTCCACACTCCTCGATAGATTCAACGATAATATTCATTATTACCTTTAAAAACTTCTTTGATGCTTCACTTGTATCATCAATAGCGGGAGGAACAACATTATCTAAAATTGAATCTACCTTCTTGGCCCGTAATGTAGCTGATCCGCGACCAGAAAACTCAAACGCTACTTGCCATTCTGTAACGACGCTTTCTTTGAGACTAATTCGTGCAAACTCTAACAGCTTCTGGCTGATTTTCCGCTTTATCTCATTCGTCTTCTCAATTCTTACTTCTTCAGACACATTTGATGGCCGCCAATCATCCGGGCTATTAAGAAATCCACTGATTTGTTCGCTAAAACTGTCCCAAAGATCAGATATTGGTTTTAATGTGTCATAATGATCCATCCAAGTTTGACCCAGTCTCTGTGATAATGCTTTAATTCTTGAAAAATGCTGCTTGTTAATTCCTGGTATCTCATTGGTTCCAAACAAAAAACCATCCCATTTATTATGAAACTTAATTACAGCTGAACGTATTTTAAATACGAGTGTTGATATATCATATTCAAGAGTAACAGGTCCAAACTCTGGTGCCACATTCATCAACTCTAAACTATTAATAAGATTAAATAATTGATCCCGAGTAAACTTGAATTGGAACTCAGTTGTTATTTTTTTGTCCAAGTTACCTAGGTAATAAGAATTATTTGCGAAATGATTTGTTAAATATTTTTTAACTTCATATCCCAATTCATTTTCAAGTTTGCCTAAAAGATTATCAACTGATCCATTTATATGATCAATTTTATCGTCCAAGGTTGGAAGATTATCACCAGACACACTATCGAAATGCGTGAAACAAACTACAAGTTTTCGATAGTGACCACTTATTGCAGTACTTTTAATTACTGCATACGGAGATGCAAGCATTGAATTCTGGGCATTGTCAACTAAAATTATCGCATCAGAATTATCAAAATTTTCTATTACATTTGATGGTAAGTTTGCTGCTGTATTTGGTATATGCCCCATTCCTTCACCATCAAGAATAACCAATTTGGGGATTCTTTCTAAAAAGTCAGGTTTAAAAGGACCCTGAGTGCGAATTCCCGAAACGAGTGGGGTTAGAAGTTTCCCAAAAAGTTTAGATGAATTACTTGAAAAAAACTTCAGTGCGTTTATAAATTCACTCCGATCAGTTGTTTCAAGCCTCCAATAAATAGGCCAGCCAAATTTTTCCCTCTTTAGTTGATTCTGATCAAGTAAAGTAAATCTCTTCTTGATCTCCTCGACAATATCCTCTACAAGTTCTATGAAGTCATCCTCCTCATACTCTGATATGGCAGATTCGATTATTTCTTCCACTATTAATTGGTCTTCATCCGAAAGATTTGATTCCGCTGCTAAATCTGCCTTAGTTGAATCGATAATTTTTTTTGTTAAATTGACTATTCTATCAAGATAATCTTTAAGTTTGATCTCAATTTCTAGTTGTTCACTTTCTGTAATCCCAATATCATTACTTTCTATGGGTTCAACATACTCGTAATTGGAATACTTTTTCCTTTCCTTAATTTTTCCCAGTACATAGCTTAATCTAAATCTTTGGTCTTCATCTTCTAAAAAGATTCTTAGAGTATCATTTCTGTTGTCTGTAGATAGAAACTTTTTAATAGCATTTCTGATAGATTCTTTTATAAATTCCCTCGTCTCGCTTTCCGTAAAAAAGGTAACTACCCCCAAATATGGACCATTAGCCAGTATTATCTCTGTGTCAAAAATGGTAGTTTTAGCTGTTGATG of Ignavibacteriales bacterium contains these proteins:
- a CDS encoding amidohydrolase family protein; translated protein: MKQLFFLFLAFLLLISQALPQQKVTAWKGARIYTVEGNVIENGVILSKGGIITAVGSAESVSIPSDAEVIDVEGRVIIPGLVDTHSHIGNGDGGDASSPTHPDVRILDSIDPRSDTFMRARSGGITTVNVMPGSGHLLSGQTVYLKLTRTGKLQDMLYCDDPMTGICGGIKMANGTNSLRGAPFPGTRGKSASIVRQLFVKAQEYKKKVDAAGGNPEKMPKRDLEMESLVQVLEGKKIVHHHTHRNDDILSVIRLQKEFGFKVVLHHVTEGWVVAEEIAKAGIPCSIIMIDSPGGKMETVNLAFENGALLEKAGVDVAYHTDDYITDSRHFLRSAALGVRGGMSFDKALESLTLAGARMLGLENRIGSLKTGKDADFVILSGEPFSVYTKVEQTIVSGEVVFDRSRPDDYKYATGGYRVYKDLFYDHVHEEER
- a CDS encoding amidohydrolase family protein translates to MKMKNLIVTLLILCSSLSMAQIAVKGGIIYTMDGKPVANGVILIKNGLIEAIGPASEITIPAGYTVYENKVVTPGLIDARTVMGLSGLYNQPHDQDQLEKSDPFQPELRAFDAFNPQEELLAYARQFGVTTINTGHAPGALASGQMMIAKTWSPDQTANIMDSASYVAFTLGSSVSYIYKKPGTRAKGISMLRQEFIRAQDYLKKKDDAPRDLKMETMASVLRGEIGALITANTSVEILAALRLAEEFGIKITLDGAAEASVVLNEIKKAGVPVILHAPMARSYGDLKNASLETASLLKKEGISFAIQSGYEGYVPKTRIILFEAAMAAANGLGMEAALESITIGAARILGIDKKVGSITKGRQADIVLFNGDPFEYTSKACTVIIDGTVVSNECK
- a CDS encoding PEGA domain-containing protein; this translates as MKRLFGLSIIMFLSLIFVSCEEEGPPVLPGLVKSTLSVATQPPNATIVINNRQSGKTSPGDLSELEPGFYRIDLKLNTYLDTTYYYLIKRGVRDTISVEMREDPAYWWQIFRKESHPIPTNSFNKVMIDSAGVKHLSATSFGLVIFDNASWTNYTRTNSPLPSNTINDMHKTGGVLWIATDAGLVRFDGSIWTVYNAANSGLPSNYITAVTSDKRGRIWFGSDNGGLVVFDGVVFRIYNTFNSAVPSDNVTALFSDTEGNIWAGTWGEGVYKFDGTTFETFNNYNKGLVSNFIRHITADKNGSIWIASGNFSGGGGLSRITNGFLTNFTQFNSGFRGSIVTGIQFDKYNNPWVTTADAGLMFREGSRWRQYIRENSGMPSASALSVAIDQDGSKWVVSDFLSKYIGYR
- a CDS encoding FAD-dependent oxidoreductase produces the protein MDIYNYQLLVIGGGCGGASAAIQAARLGIKTLLIEETPWLGGMVTSAGVSAFDGNKYAVGGGIFAELRSMIEDYYGGADKTFTGWISLTCFEPKKGMEFLHQIASREKSLDIWFESSLVKPLLSGKRVTGAQIKRKDGSVVQVNAQITIEATEFGDLLKLADIPYRLGRDAKSDTGETDACDKWDGEVQDVTFCAILKKYDGTAPAIAPSADYDPERFINSTDVHCDTTDEKILGHKLHSFESFITYAALPNDKYLLNWPFRSNDYPTTIDLYENLPNRKWHYEQAKRLTLDYIHYIQTRLGHPEWGLATDEFPTEDHLPFIPYVRESRRIKGLRLMKEEDVIPVSGSYRPPLQKDSIAIGDYFLDHHHSKFFVGPEDERISENFPDNAPFQIPMGTLIPEGYEGVIASEKSISVTHIVNGCTRLQPCVMQTGQAAGVLAAVAIKKNISASAVAAEEVQDILLDAGAPLFPYKDLYPANPHFKVIQKLALQGVIIDEEDHQFYPEKTVSAEEVTGWFKNYAAGVPLNGQELAGMRRDEAFARIAERLSRR
- a CDS encoding arsenic efflux protein, with protein sequence MTEQLLHVIEHAFFDTLPVVPVLFAVYFLMEYFWHKKALDLLTFLRVSGKYGVIAATLFGLIPQCGMSVFFTSLYLSRKITAGALVASYLSTSDEAIPVMMASGGQWHTILYIVGIKVLLGIAAGYTIDYFIKSKLYDGPPVEEGRKDLVHIGMEKSGSETMKMIKHSVSRTLEITGWVFGATVIIALILEFAGPGGPFTALTKYPLIEIPVTAVFGLIPNCAASIAIATGYIQAGLSFSAAIAGLSAGAGFGPILLVKQGRFKSSFMILVYTLTSAIVAGLISHAISIIFF
- a CDS encoding prolyl oligopeptidase family serine peptidase, with the translated sequence MTILEREEIHLPAHLQKMLVSGWSEETLSNTIVESIVYLSDGYKVKGYLAYPKYIPEGTKLPCILWNRGGAKSRGAIDRFTAKGMYGEMARWGYVVLASFYRGSIKGEGEEEFGGADVNDIINLKKAAEELPFADTTRWGIEGWSRGGMMTWLTLHRDHDFKCAVLVGAISNLKEYSDRVPSFKEHYYALVPNGDFEAELAKRTAVNFPERYPKDVKYLIIHGGADETVPVRQTYQMAELLTNQGITHRTVILENGDHYLKNQRKEVERLKKEWYAKYLSEV